The sequence ACGACGGAGCCGAATGATCAAAACCGGTATAGGTGTATTACTGCAGTTTGTTCTCGTTATCCTCGCTGCCGGACAGGTTAGGGCTCCATTTGACGGCCCTGCAGCGTCTTTCATCCTCAAGCAGGGAAGCACGTTTTCTGCATCCGGTGGTAGTTCCGAGGGGCTGGGCTCCAGGCCTTCACCGATCGCTGCTGACATCCTTGAGGCGCAGCGGATCATCGCCGGACAACACATAGACGGCGATCAACTCAAGCCCGCTGACCTGACAAAAAATGCGATCACGGGCATGCTGGACGCTCTCGATCCACACTCGAACTTTTACGACCGGGCCGAGTGGACGGACCTGATGGACGAACAGCGTAGCGGCTACACGGGCATCGGTGCGACGATAGCGAACTTTGAGCGTGGCGGCGTTATCGATACGTTCGTGGTATCAACGTTTGCGGGCTCGCCCGCGGCGGACGCTCGTTTGCGTTATGGTGACCGCATCGTAGCGGTTAACGGCGAGCCGATGGTCGGCAAGACCTCAGACGTGGTCCGCGACAAGATACGCGGGACGGCGGGCAGTTCGTTTCGAATGACGGTCGAAAGGGCGTCGGACCTTCGCCACGTCACACTTCAGATCAGGCGCGGCCGTGTTGCTCAGCCGTCGATACCCGACGCATACATCCTGCGGCCGGGCATTGGCTATATCGACCTGTCAGAGGGATTCAACTACACGACCGCAGGCGAATTTGACACGGCGCTTGCCGGCCTGAAGCGGCAGGGCATGACCTCACTCATCCTCGATCTTCGCGGTAACGGCGGCGGGATCGTGGACCAGGCAGTGAAGGTCGCGTCGAGGTTTCTTCCTGCCGGAACGGTCGTTGTGACGCAGCGTGGCCGCACACGCCTCGACAACCGCACGTGGCGCTCGTCCGATCCGAACCCCGAAACGCTGCCGCTCGTCGTCCTCGTTGACGAAGAGACCGCCTCTGCGTCCGAGATCGTCGCAGGAGCGTTTCAGGATACCGACCGGGCGCTGATCATCGGAGAAAAGACGTTTGGCAAGGGGCTGGTCCAGAGCGTTATCGAACTGCCGGGCCGGACCGGCCTCACGTTGACGACCGCGCGATACCTGACACCGTCGGGCCGGTCGATCCAGCGCGATTACGTTAGGACAGACCGATACGACTATTATCATCATCGGTCGCAGGCGGCGGCCGCCGGTGCTTTTTTTGAGGCACGGACGATCACAGACAGACGTGTCGTCGGCGGCGATGGCGTGCATCCCGACGAAGCCGTAACGCTGCCCCGCCTTACGCCCGACGAGGCCAAGCTCCTCGATCCGCTATTCTTCTTTACACGCGACCTGCTAAATGGACGTGTGCCGGGAATCTCAATTGAACCGGTTGCCGGAGCGTCAACTCGCAGGATACTGTCCGGTGATATGATCGTGACGCCCGCAATGATGGCCCGCTTTACAGACTATTTGAGTGCGAACAGTGAGGCTTTTGCACCGCCGCCTGTCGGACATGGCCCGTTCGTCAAAATGCGGCTTCGGCATAATCTGGTAATGGGTTTGCACGGTGTTACTTCTGCTGGCCAAGTCCTGATCGAGGACGATCCGCAGGTTGCACGAGCCGTTGACGCCCTGCCGCGAGCGGCCCAGCTTGCAAACCGTGCTAATCAGGCGAGGCGATCTAGGCAGCGGTAACTATCGCTTGAAATACAGAACGGTTCCCTTCGCTCCGACCGCCCAGCCAAACTTCTTGTCCATATACAAGCCGTAGAGGTGCGACCGCGTGTCGGCATCAACCCGGCCCCATGTGCGGCCCTTGTCGGTCGAGCGGAGAATGCTGCCGCCGTAACCGACGATCCAACCATTCTTGTCGTCGGCAAAATCGACACGCATCAGCGTATCGCGGAAGTTCGTCGCGACCTTCTCCCATGTCGAACCGCCATCAGACGTTCGCAATATCATGCCCGTCTTGCCGACGGCATAGCCTTCGCGGTCGTCGCGAAACTCGACATTGTATAACGGCACTCTCGTGCCTGAAACTTGTTTGGACCAGGTCGAGCCATTGTCAGTGGTTGCGAGAATGACGCCGTTATCGCCGACGATCCAACCGTTGGAACTGCCACTGAAATCGAGGTGGAACAATTCCGTCTTGGTCGGCACGACGATCCGCCGCCAAGTATCGCCGCCGTCCTCGGTCCGCATCAGCAGGGAATCGACCACAACCTCATCGTCGCCGCTCCTGCGCAGAACCGAGCCAATAACATAACCGCGCTTCTTGTCGGAGAATCGAATACTAAGGAACTCCGGCCGCCCGCCGCCAAATTCTCCGGTGCGATAGATGCGAACATCTTGCCAGGTGCGGCCGCCGTCACGGGTGATAAAAAACTTGCGGCCCGCGACGAGATAGCCATTGTCGTCATTGCGGAAGTAGATCTCATTGATATCTTCGGTGGTGTTCAGCGGGACGCGCGTCCAAGATTTGCCGCCGTCTGTGGTCGAAGCCAGATATCCGTCATCGCCGGCCACCCAACCCTTATCGGCGGACGTAAAAAAAACCGCGATCAGGTCGCCGTTCGTATTCTTTGGCCCCACGGCCCACGAGCTCTGGGCCGTCATGTTGCCGGCAAGTGATACAACTATGGCAATGGAAAACAGTATCTTTTTCAAACTACACTCTCCGAGAACTCTGTGGTTCCGTTCTATAAGAATAGAACATTCAGTAGTGCAAAATCACCTCAACCGCTTGCCAATTCTTCTTACGGCTTGCCGCTCTATTTGCGGAGAAGCTTTGCTTCTCCATCGAGTCTCCCTAAAGATCGCGGCTATGCCGCCGTATCTTTCGGCGGCGGCATAGCCGCATGTTGATTAGTGGGCAGCCCGGAAAAGTAAACTTTTCCGCAAATAGGGCGGCAAGCCGCTTTAGCAGCCAAGCCCCGTTTCACTAGTTCGTTATCCGATACACCTTGCCGTTCCAGACGACGACGACCTGCTCGCCTAGTGAAAGGTAAGGAGCGAGTTCGGGCGTCGCCGCCACGAGCCTAAAGTACTCGTCGCTCGCAAACTTGATCTTCACCTCCGGCAGTTTCGAGCCCTCGGCAAACTCCGAATCGACCCACACGCCGTTCGTGTTGATAAAGTTACGGTTCGCGACGAACTGGTTTTGCCGCGAGTTGCGAACGATGATCTGCCTGGTCACGTCGCCATCGCTCGCGCCGTCGATGACGAAAGTGTTTTCCTGCATTGAATTCTGGCGAGCACTCATCTGCACGGCCCCGGCGCCGCTCTTTTCACTCATCGCCTTTGCGGCAGGAAGGGCCGCTCGCTCATCCATTGGAGCGTCGCGGCGGATGTTTGCCATCGAGCCGTCTGTGGCGAGGTATGACGTGTAGGGCGTGACCAAACCATATCGCGTGCCGAGGTCGATGACCTCGTCGCGGGTTTCCTTGGTCTCGCCGTTGGCGCGGATCTGTTCGAGCAGCCAGCCGACGCGGCGGCTCGCCCATAGGCGCGGCAGGAAGTTGTTATCGTCCTCGCGGTTTGGGAAGTCGAGATCGCTGTAAGTAAATGACCGCGATTCCTTGCCCGCCTTGCCCGTCAGCCGCAGCGTGATGTTATTCAGGTCGTTCGTGTTCTTGTAACGGCCGACGATCGTGAGCTGCATGCCGCGGAAAAGGTCGGTCAGCTTGCGCGGATACATTGATTCGGTGATGACCGGGCCGAAATCGAGTTCGAGGTCGCTCAATACGGGTGCGCTGACCTTTGCAAAGAAGTTCGACACCTTGATCTCGAGGTCTTCCTTGGGCTGGACGTAATCCGAGATGCCGCTGTTCTCCGAGCCGATCCGGTCGAGCAGCGTCGTGTTGACGTCGTAGCCAAAGCCGAACGGGAAGATGCGAATGCCGTCGGCTTTTGAATTTGAAATTTGAGATTTAAGATTTGAAATTATCTTCTCTGTATTTGTCTCGCCGACGGTCGGCAGGCCGTCGGTCATAAATACGAGCATCTTTGGCCGGTCGCCGCGTTCGAATTGTTTTAGCGATTCGAGCAGGGCGTCGTTGATGTTCGTGCCGCCGGTCGGATTCAGCTTGCTGACGAATTCTTCACCGCGTTTCTTGCCCTCGGCGTTGGCGGCGATCAGGCCGCGTTCCATCAGATGTTCCTCGCCGGCAAAATTTATGACATTGAACCTGTCGCCGTCGCGCAGCGTCCTGATGCCGAACAGCAACGCCTTGCGGGCCTTGTCCATCTTGCCCTCGTCGGCCATCGAGCCGGAGGTGTCTAGCACGAACACGATGTCCTTGTTGACCAGCTCGCGTTCGGAGATGTTGTTCTTTGGCGACAGTTGCAGCAGGAAGTAGCCGTCCTTGCCCGGTTCGCGGTGCGTGATCAGCGACATGCCAAAATCGTTATTCGACAAGCCATAAAAGAGCTGAAAGTCGCTGTCGTTGTTCTTTGTCTCAAACGAAATGTTCGCCTCGCGCTCGCCCTTCATCTTTGTCTCGATCGAGTGCGTGGGCGAATAGATGTTCCGCAACGCTTCTTTACCGACGATCTCGATCTTGCCTGAGACGGTTTGCGGAGCGCGGACACTCTTGTCCGCATTACGCGCGTCACGAGCGGACCAGAGTGTCCGCGCTCCGACGCCGAGCGGATAGCGGTAGGCGACGGTGCCGGATTCGGCTTTTAGGATCTCGGTGTATGTCAGTTCGAGCTTCTTGTCGGAGTTTGGCGGAATCGGGAAGATCGACGCCTGGAAGAGATTTTTCCCGGCGTATTCCAGCAGGCCGGGATCGCGTTGGCGGCGGACGATCTCGTCGTAGATGCGGCGGGCCTCTTCGCGCGAGCGGACCTCGCCGACGAGCTTTTTGCCATTCTCCCAGATCGCGAACTCCACGACCGACGCCGTTTCGGGGATCGGGAAAAAGTACGTGCCCTCGAGCGTGTACGGCGTGTCGTTGCGAAACACCTGCTCAACATGCGTGGTCGCCACCTGGCCCTCGATCTTTGTGTCCAGCTCAATGGACTTGACCGGCAAAGCGTTCGGCAAAGCCGGCGGTACCGGCCTCGGCCTGCACGGCCTAAAGTCGCACGGCAGCGGCACAATAACGCCCTGCGCGTTAGCGTTCTGAACGACAAAAAGCGGCGCGACAACCGCGACCGCCAGTGCAAAAATACTGCGTAATTTCATAGATCTCTCCCAAATTGTTAATACGCGCGGAGTAACTCTACGCTTGTTTGACAATTAGGGAACGCAGCAAGTTGCTTGATCTTGCAGGGAAAGAGAACGTGCTAACATTTTCATCAAGAGATTGACCATGAACAAATACGGCCTTTCGAGACATATTCCTGAAGATGTGAGACGTCAATTGAGACAAGAGGCAGGTTTCGGCTGTGTCGTCTGTGGATTAGCGATTGCGACCTATGAACATATCGATCCAGAGTTTCATGAGGCGAGGACTCATGATCCGGCCGCGATGGCCTATTTGTGTGGTGGATGCCACGACACGGTTACACGAAAGTTTTGGTCGAAAGATAAGGTCATTACTGCAAAGAGGTTGCCCGAATGTATTAAGAAGGGCCGATGCCACGCTGCATTTGACATCGGTTCTAAGGGGCCGGTGCGAATCACACTTGGGAGTAATGAATTCATTAATGTCGATACAATCCTAGCGTTTGAGGACGAAGTGCTTCTCAGTGTTCTCCCTCCCGACGAGAACGGGCAACCGTATCGGCTTTCTGGGCGGTTTTTCGATTCCGAAGGCAGTCTCTTGTTTGATATTGAAGAGAACGAGTGGCGAGCGGGAACAGGCATCTGGGATATTGAGGCTTCAGGAGGCCGAATAACGTTAAGGGCTGAGGCAGGACGAGTCGCGGCTCAGATTCTCTGTAATCCGGACGTCGGACTGACCATCGAGAGGCTCGATATGATGTATTCCGGCCTCCGTTTTCTGATTGACAGGGGAAATATGGTCTACCAATTGGGTGGAAGTATTGTTTCACTTGAAAATCAGCGGTTCGAGGCATTAGGTCGCGGGGCCGCTGCCTTTATGTTTCAGGGTGGTCGGATGATCATCGGACGGGCAGGCGAAGTCGGAATGCGGGTTAACTTTTAGGTCCGCTATTGGTTTCCTTGTTGACGTAAAATGGAAACTAAAATAACATTCATCGCATGAGCATTACCGAGATCGAAGCTGCTATTGAGAGGCTCCCGCGTGGGGAGGTGGACAAGCTGATGTCCTGGCTGGAGGAGTATCAGGCACGGGCTTGGGATGAGGAGATCGCCGGTGATTATGAGGCAGGGCGGCTCGACTCGTTGATTGCGGAGGCGTTCGAGAGCGGCGAGCCGTCGCCGTTGACGCCGGACGATCTTGCTGAGGCTCGCCGTATTGTTAATGAACGCATAACCGCTCGCAGCCTCGTCAAATGAGGCTCGTCAAACTCCCGCAGGCACTCACCGACCTGATCGAGACCGCCGAATATCTGGCGGAAGATGATATTGAAACAGCCGACCGGTTCTTCGATGCGTTTGAGGCAACGCTGAATGACCTGTGCCGAACGCCAAAGATGGGCGCGGTTCGCAGATTTCGCGAAATGGATGTTCGGATGTGGTTTGTTCGCGACTTTTCCAAAATCCTCATCTTCTACACAGAACGCGCGGATGAGATAGTCATTCTTCGCGTGATCCATTCTGCACGGGACTATACGCGGTTCTTCGAAGCGGATTGACGCAAAAACCTCTTTTTTGATTTTTATCTGGCGAAGTGTTCTCATTGAACCGTAGAGAAACCGGTCGCTACTGCTCCCGGTTTTGGCTTTTCTTATGTCCGAATTATTCAAATTACCGCCGCTTGAGATCGAGGAATTTGCTTTGTCGAACGGGCTGCGGGTGGTGTTGAATCAGGACCACGCGGTGCCGGTGGTGTCGGTGGCGGTGTATTACAACGTCGGTTCGCGGAACGAGCGTGAGGACAGGACGGGCTTTGCGCATTTGTTTGAGCACATGATGTTCCAGGGCTCAGAGAACGTGCCGAAAGCCGGGCATTTTCAGCACATAATGAAGGCGGGCGGCACGATGAACGGCACCACATCGAGCGAGCGGACGAACTATTATGAGACGCTGCCGGCGGACCAATTGCCGCTTGCTCTGTGGCTCGAAAGCGACCGGATGAAGTCGCTCGCGGTCACGCAGGAGAACCTCGACAACCAGCGCGAGGCCGTCAAGGAAGAGAAGCGGCTGCGGTACGACAACCAGCCTTACGGGCAGATATTCGACCTGATCAACGAGATGATCTACAAGAATTTTGCCAACTCGCACTCGACCATCGGCTCGATGGAGCATCTCGATGCGGCCTCGGTCGAGGACGTGCAGGAGTTCTTTAGGATTTATTACGCGCCGAACAATGCGGTGATGGTTTTGTCTGGTTCGTTCGACTCGGACGAGGCAAAGCGGCTGGTCGAGACATACTTTGGCGACATTCCGTCGCAGGCTTTGCCGCCGGAACTCGACGTCAGCGAGCCGGTGGAGGTCGCGGCGAATTATCGCGAATGGCACGATTCGCTCGCGCCGTTTCCGGCGTTCCTGATCGGCTGGAAGATACCGAAACGCCGTTCGCCGGATTTTAACGCATTGTATCTCGCGGGCAAGGTGCTCTACGACGGCGACAGCTCGAGGCTGTATCAGAAGCTGGTCAAGGGCGATGAGAGCGTGATCCAACTGTTTGGATTCACCGACGAGCGACGTGGGCCGTCGAGCATTTTTGTCGGCGCGATACCGAAGCCGGACAAGGATTTGAGTAAGATCCGCGAGAGGATCATGCAGGAAATTCACGATCTTGCTGCCCACGGCCCGACCGCCAAGGAGATGGAAAAGATCGAGAACCAGCTCGTTAACGATTCGGTTCGGATGCGGCAATCCTCGATGTCGCGGGCACAAGCGATCGCCGAGTGTGCGCTGTATGATGGCGACCCGCGGCTGATAAACACCGATCTCGACGAGCTGCTCGCCGTCACCGCCGAAGAGATCCGCCACGCCGTCGGCGTTTACCTGAATACCGACAACCGAGCTCTTCTCGACGTCGTACCGGCGGCGCAGAGATAGGAAAAGGAAGACTCACCACAGAGGCACGGAGGGCACAGAGATAAGGAGGATTTAGTTATGTTTGTCTCTGTGATCTCTGTGGCTCTGTGGTGAATTTGATTTATGACTCTTGATTTTAGGAAATCGCCGCCGGAGGCGCTGGCCACGGTGGCATTTGAGATAGGTCGGCCGACGACGGCGACGCTGGACAATGGGCTGCGCGTTGTCGTGTTTGAGAACAAGCGGCTGCCCTTGGTGAGCTATCGGCTGGCGTTCTTTTCGGGTGACATTCACGATCCGATGGGCTCGACGGGGCTGACGTCGGCGATTGCCGCGCAGATCACCGAGGGGACCGAGAATTACACGAGCCTGCAGCTTGCCGACAAGGTCGAGCGGCTTGGGGCTTCGCTCCATGCAAGCGCGTCGGATGATTTTACGATCTTGTCGGCATCGGCACTGTCGCTGTATGCGTCCGAAATGCTCGACCTGATGGCCGAGACCGTGCTGCGGCCGACGTTCCCCGAAGAGGAACTCGACCTTTATCGCCGCAATACCGTCGAGCACCTGAAATTCCAACGCTCTCAGCCACCGTTCCTCGCGAGCGAACAGGCCGCGAGGCTGGTTTACGGCAAGCATCCTTACGCAACGATATCGCCAACGGCCGCGGACATCGAGAAGCTCGACAGGGAAGCTCTGGCGAAGTTTCACGCCGCGACGCTCATTCCTAACAACGCAATGCTGATCGCTGTCGGCGACATCGATGCGGGCGAATTCATCGCGCAACTCAGCGACCATTTCGGCGGCTGGCAGCCGGGCGAGGTGGCGACGCATTCGTTTGCTGACGCGCCCACGCGTGACAAACGCACGCTGACCATCGTCGACCGTCCCGGCTCGGCCCAGTCGAACATCGTGATGGCCAACACCGCGATAAACCGCACGGATCCCGACTATTTCAAGGTCATCGTGATGAATCAGGTGCTCGGTGCGGGAGCGTCGTCACGAGTCTTTATGAACTTGCGTGAAGAAAAGGGCTACACTTACGGAGCCTACACGAGGCTCAACTCAAAACGCCTCATCGGCGACATAGAGGCCACGGCAGAGGTCAGGAACGAGGTCACCGGCGACTCGCTGAAAGAATTCTTCTATGAACTCGACCGCATCAGGAACGAGAAGGCCGGTGACGAGGAACTCGCGGATGCAAAGAATTTCCTCACGGGTGTCTTTCCTATCCGCGCCGAAACGCAGGAAGGCTTGACCAACCTCATCGTCAACCAGCACCTTTACGGCCTGCCGGACGATTACCTGCAAACCTATCGCGAACACGTTGCTTCTGTTACGACCGACGATGTTCTCGACGCCGCGCAAAAATATGTCCGCCCTGACGAGATGGCAATTGTCATCGTCGGCGACGCCGCCGAAGTGCGGCCGCAGGCTGAGAGTTACGCTGAGACGGTCGAGATATTCGACACGGACGGGAATAAGAAAGGAAACTAACCGCGAAAAACGCGGAAAAGGCTAAATAGGAATCGATACCTTTTTAGCTCTTTTCGCGATTTTCGCGGTTGATTCTTACTGCGGTTGTTCGAATTGGATGATCGCGAATTCGGCTCCTGATGGGTCGGCGACCATGGCCATGCGGCCGACGCCCGGCGCATCAAAGGCAGGGACGGTGATGCTGCCGCCATGCTCGGTGATCTTTGCCGCCGTTGCGTCAGCGTTATCGACGGCGACATACGTTGCCCAGTGTGACGGGGCGTCGCCCCAATCATCGCCTTCCATGCCCATCATGCCGCCGTAGGCCGTGCCGCCGAGGACGATCTCTTTATAATCCATCGGCGAGATCTGTGTCTGCGGCAGCTCCCATCCGAAGAGTTTCGAATAGAAATCCATCGCGGCGGGCAGGTCTTTGGTCCTCAATTCGCGCCAGCAGATCTCGCCGGCATTTGGTATGTCAAAACTAGCCATTGTGCCCTCCTTCCGCCATCTTGAACGTCGCAAATATCGCGCCTGTCGGGTCCTGGATCACGGCGAAACGTCCGGCACCGGGAATATCTGACGGCTCTTTTAGGACCGTCGCACCGAGCTCAGCCGCCTGTCGGGCATTATCGTCAACGTCATCGACCATTATGTAGGTCATAAAGTGAGGCGGCGGTGCTCCCTCAGGGAAAAATTCGGGGCTGATCTGATAAAGCCCGCCGGCCGGATAATCGCCGCCGGTAGAGTATTCGTGATACTGAAAGCCATCGGTCATGGCCTCGTTCGTCTGGAATTTCCAGCCGAACACGTTCGTGTAAAAGTCCATAGCTTGCTTAGCGTCGGATGTCGCGATCTCGGTCCAGCAAAAACTGCCGTGACACGGGCCCGCGAAACCTTCTGCTGCGGTTGCTTCTGACATAAAAGTATTCTCCTCTTAGTTAGTGTTACTGAATTGTCCGCGAATAGGTCATTCTACGCCGTTTGTAGCCTATTAGTTCAAAAAAGGTTCTGGATCGCGGCGTGGGAGCCGGCGTATTAGGCAGGATAAGCCGGGCGGCGATCCAAAACTCTGTCGCGGCTGCTGCCTAGCCGGCCCGGCGAATGGGTGCCATGCTCCGCTGCATGCCCTGCAGGTGGGCGATCAGGTCCGAAGCGGCACGCTTCGACAACTCCTCGACCGCACAGTGCATCGCTGCGGCACATTCGGCGTCAACGTCGATCTTTGACTCGCGGCCGACCGCGCGGATCATGCCGATCTGTTTGGCCGTGACCATGTCGCTGAGGCTTTTGGCCATCGGGTCGGTGTTTACGGGATGCGTCCCGACGGCGTGCGGCTCGTCGTTCTGCTCGATTGAGTCAAACTCCTTTTTATACAGCTCACGGGCGATGCCAAATTTTACGGCCGCCCGCTTGAGCGCGTCGTGCTCGGCCTTCTTGATGCCAGTCTCGCTAAACGCTTTTCCGGTGCCCAGTCCTTCACGTGTCACGCCGTCGATCGTGATCGCGACGGTGACGGTGATGATCTCGCCGATCGCTCGTATGTCCTTTACCGTGTGGCCCCAGTTCGGTGCCGTCTCATCGAGGATGTCGGCGACGGTGTGCCACTCGACATATTCGACCATATGGACGTTGCCGTTGCGGTCGCGGCGTCCGGCACGCTGGCGGATCAGATTGGGATCGACTGTTTTGCGGAGCTCCTTAAGCGTGCTCGAAAAATCGAGAACGTTGTTAGCGATCTCAGTTGTTTCTGTGGTGGTTGTTTCGTTAGTGTTGCGTTTCATTGTTCTGTGTTCTCCTTCGTTGTGTTGCTCGGCTCGCCTCTATCACTATTTCCTTTCGGGCTGTCTGAAAATTCCCGAATAGATGATATCGGTGGCCGCTGTTCGCCGCGCTTCAGACATTGCCGCGACTCAGCTTTTACTTGTCAAAAGATGCCTTGTACTTGCAT is a genomic window of Chloracidobacterium sp. containing:
- a CDS encoding S41 family peptidase, coding for MIKTGIGVLLQFVLVILAAGQVRAPFDGPAASFILKQGSTFSASGGSSEGLGSRPSPIAADILEAQRIIAGQHIDGDQLKPADLTKNAITGMLDALDPHSNFYDRAEWTDLMDEQRSGYTGIGATIANFERGGVIDTFVVSTFAGSPAADARLRYGDRIVAVNGEPMVGKTSDVVRDKIRGTAGSSFRMTVERASDLRHVTLQIRRGRVAQPSIPDAYILRPGIGYIDLSEGFNYTTAGEFDTALAGLKRQGMTSLILDLRGNGGGIVDQAVKVASRFLPAGTVVVTQRGRTRLDNRTWRSSDPNPETLPLVVLVDEETASASEIVAGAFQDTDRALIIGEKTFGKGLVQSVIELPGRTGLTLTTARYLTPSGRSIQRDYVRTDRYDYYHHRSQAAAAGAFFEARTITDRRVVGGDGVHPDEAVTLPRLTPDEAKLLDPLFFFTRDLLNGRVPGISIEPVAGASTRRILSGDMIVTPAMMARFTDYLSANSEAFAPPPVGHGPFVKMRLRHNLVMGLHGVTSAGQVLIEDDPQVARAVDALPRAAQLANRANQARRSRQR
- a CDS encoding VWA domain-containing protein gives rise to the protein MKLRSIFALAVAVVAPLFVVQNANAQGVIVPLPCDFRPCRPRPVPPALPNALPVKSIELDTKIEGQVATTHVEQVFRNDTPYTLEGTYFFPIPETASVVEFAIWENGKKLVGEVRSREEARRIYDEIVRRQRDPGLLEYAGKNLFQASIFPIPPNSDKKLELTYTEILKAESGTVAYRYPLGVGARTLWSARDARNADKSVRAPQTVSGKIEIVGKEALRNIYSPTHSIETKMKGEREANISFETKNNDSDFQLFYGLSNNDFGMSLITHREPGKDGYFLLQLSPKNNISERELVNKDIVFVLDTSGSMADEGKMDKARKALLFGIRTLRDGDRFNVINFAGEEHLMERGLIAANAEGKKRGEEFVSKLNPTGGTNINDALLESLKQFERGDRPKMLVFMTDGLPTVGETNTEKIISNLKSQISNSKADGIRIFPFGFGYDVNTTLLDRIGSENSGISDYVQPKEDLEIKVSNFFAKVSAPVLSDLELDFGPVITESMYPRKLTDLFRGMQLTIVGRYKNTNDLNNITLRLTGKAGKESRSFTYSDLDFPNREDDNNFLPRLWASRRVGWLLEQIRANGETKETRDEVIDLGTRYGLVTPYTSYLATDGSMANIRRDAPMDERAALPAAKAMSEKSGAGAVQMSARQNSMQENTFVIDGASDGDVTRQIIVRNSRQNQFVANRNFINTNGVWVDSEFAEGSKLPEVKIKFASDEYFRLVAATPELAPYLSLGEQVVVVWNGKVYRITN
- a CDS encoding type II toxin-antitoxin system RelE/ParE family toxin, whose protein sequence is MRLVKLPQALTDLIETAEYLAEDDIETADRFFDAFEATLNDLCRTPKMGAVRRFREMDVRMWFVRDFSKILIFYTERADEIVILRVIHSARDYTRFFEAD
- a CDS encoding insulinase family protein — translated: MSELFKLPPLEIEEFALSNGLRVVLNQDHAVPVVSVAVYYNVGSRNEREDRTGFAHLFEHMMFQGSENVPKAGHFQHIMKAGGTMNGTTSSERTNYYETLPADQLPLALWLESDRMKSLAVTQENLDNQREAVKEEKRLRYDNQPYGQIFDLINEMIYKNFANSHSTIGSMEHLDAASVEDVQEFFRIYYAPNNAVMVLSGSFDSDEAKRLVETYFGDIPSQALPPELDVSEPVEVAANYREWHDSLAPFPAFLIGWKIPKRRSPDFNALYLAGKVLYDGDSSRLYQKLVKGDESVIQLFGFTDERRGPSSIFVGAIPKPDKDLSKIRERIMQEIHDLAAHGPTAKEMEKIENQLVNDSVRMRQSSMSRAQAIAECALYDGDPRLINTDLDELLAVTAEEIRHAVGVYLNTDNRALLDVVPAAQR
- a CDS encoding insulinase family protein, with the protein product MTLDFRKSPPEALATVAFEIGRPTTATLDNGLRVVVFENKRLPLVSYRLAFFSGDIHDPMGSTGLTSAIAAQITEGTENYTSLQLADKVERLGASLHASASDDFTILSASALSLYASEMLDLMAETVLRPTFPEEELDLYRRNTVEHLKFQRSQPPFLASEQAARLVYGKHPYATISPTAADIEKLDREALAKFHAATLIPNNAMLIAVGDIDAGEFIAQLSDHFGGWQPGEVATHSFADAPTRDKRTLTIVDRPGSAQSNIVMANTAINRTDPDYFKVIVMNQVLGAGASSRVFMNLREEKGYTYGAYTRLNSKRLIGDIEATAEVRNEVTGDSLKEFFYELDRIRNEKAGDEELADAKNFLTGVFPIRAETQEGLTNLIVNQHLYGLPDDYLQTYREHVASVTTDDVLDAAQKYVRPDEMAIVIVGDAAEVRPQAESYAETVEIFDTDGNKKGN
- a CDS encoding VOC family protein → MASFDIPNAGEICWRELRTKDLPAAMDFYSKLFGWELPQTQISPMDYKEIVLGGTAYGGMMGMEGDDWGDAPSHWATYVAVDNADATAAKITEHGGSITVPAFDAPGVGRMAMVADPSGAEFAIIQFEQPQ
- a CDS encoding VOC family protein, which translates into the protein MSEATAAEGFAGPCHGSFCWTEIATSDAKQAMDFYTNVFGWKFQTNEAMTDGFQYHEYSTGGDYPAGGLYQISPEFFPEGAPPPHFMTYIMVDDVDDNARQAAELGATVLKEPSDIPGAGRFAVIQDPTGAIFATFKMAEGGHNG